One genomic region from Salvia hispanica cultivar TCC Black 2014 chromosome 2, UniMelb_Shisp_WGS_1.0, whole genome shotgun sequence encodes:
- the LOC125207184 gene encoding OVARIAN TUMOR DOMAIN-containing deubiquitinating enzyme 1 produces MQNPDGQAAEPETETKISLQTSEINDWTNYRDDEVMQQHSAIQAEEAGKIPFVGDKEPLSSLADEYESGNPILLEKIKVLTEQYAAIRRTRGDGNCFFRGFMFAYLDHILESQDHAEIDRITVSVEECRKTLISLGYAEFTFEDFFALFLEQLESVLSGKEACISHEELVQRSRDQYVSDYVVMFFRFITSGEIKKRSEFYEPFIQGLTNTSVEQFCKSSVEPMGEESDHVHITALSDALGVPIRIVYLDRSHDDKGSVSVNHHDFIPVAVTDANSGGFVALKPFITLLYRPGHYDILYPK; encoded by the exons ATGCAGAATCCGGATGGTCAAGCAGCGGAGCCTGAAACGGAGACCAAAATATCGTTACAAACTTCTGAGATCAATGACTGGACAAATTATAGGGATGATGAGGTTATGCAGCAGCATTCCGCCATACAGGCAGAGGAAGCTGGGAAAATCCCATTTGTTGGTGATAAG GAGCCTCTCTCATCTTTAGCAGACGAATATGAGTCAGGAAACCCAATTTTGTTGGAGAAAATTAAG GTTCTGACCGAACAATATGCTGCCATCAGGCGAACAAGGGGAGATGGGAATTGTTTCTTCCGGGGCTTCATGTTTGCTTACCTG GACCATATTCTGGAATCACAAGACCATGCAGAAATTGATCGCATCACAGTCAGTGTGGAGGAATGCAGGAAGACACTTATTAGCTTGGGCTACGCAGAATTTACttttgaagatttttttgCG CTGTTCCTTGAGCAACTTGAAAGTGTTCTTTCAGGGAAAGAAGCTTGCATAAG TCATGAGGAACTTGTACAGAGAAGTAGAGATCAGTATGTATCTGACTATG TTGTGATGTTCTTTAGATTTATTACATCTGGCGAAATAAAGAAGCGTTCGGAGTTCTATGAACCATTTATTCAAGGATTAACTAATACCTCTGTGGAGCAG TTTTGCAAATCATCAGTGGAGCCAATGGGTGAAGAGAGCGATCATGTTCACATTACTGCATTGTCAGATGCACTTGGCGTCCCAATCCGCATAGTCTATCTTGATCGCAGTCATGATGATAAAGGCAGTGTGAGCGTGAACCATCATGATTTCATTCCTGTTGCGGTCACGGATGCTAATAGCGGTGGATTTGTGGCGCTTAAACCATTCATAACCTTGCTCTACCGACCCGGTCATTATGACATACTGTACCCAAAATAA
- the LOC125207183 gene encoding protein MEI2-like 4, whose amino-acid sequence MLRPEGVGSSPHENKIPLDSHTGNGFALPDYYLSRGRHVNLSLGNHLIGAVSRSLPSAVDHDLGSRTNSNIEPVPYCFDGDKINLTGAQYENGLFSSSMSDLFSRNLKLSSNNGPYGHSFAAAAASSHYEEEEVFESLEELEAQTIGNLLPDDDDLLSGVTDGFGSGMRSNNVEDVEDLDLFSSVGGLELGEDSFLQRNPELYDFNSNNQLGSNGGEHPFGEHPSRTLFVRNINSNVEDSELRTLFEQYGDIRTLYTACKHRGFVMISYYDIRAACNAMKALQNKPLRRRKLDIHFSIPKENPSEKDVNQGTLVVFNLDSSVSNDELREIFGVYGDVKEIRDSPGMSYHKYVEFYDVRAAESALRALNRSDIAGKQIKLERGRLGGSQRFLEQEESGFLLQHSPSNNLSSGFSAGSLSLGGTFSGTENGIHGPLSTNRGHIGPLLDDVLQHGVSSSVPNSLPSLIRVESGNQSNIVESGHPHNHPKYELQSQSNLHPHSLPEYHDGLANGPLFGSPSNIAANVNIRPPEISDGQQFRRITPNGQSIELNEVFGTSGNGSCPPPGRQYMWSNSHHPQQPQAVLWPNSPSFVNGIGAAHPSQMHAVPRAPSHMMNPLLSINSHHVGSAPSVNPSLWDRRNMYAGESPDAASVFHPGSLGNMRMSGNSPHPLEYVPHNIFPRPGGNCVDLQMPSKNIGLHPHHQRCMIFPARGQMLPVMSSFDSPNERTRTRRNDCNSSQPDNKKQFELDLERIARGDDKRTTLMIKNIPNKYTSKMLLAAIDERHRGTYDFIYLPIDFKNKCNVGYAFINMTDPTLIVHFYQSFNGKKWEKFNSEKVASLAYARIQGKAALIAHFQNSSLMNEDKRCRPILFHTDGPNAGDQVPFPMGPNIRPRPGKTRTSTSDDNSQDIPSNSLNGDDFSNGDSSSGSGKDSD is encoded by the exons ATGCTAAGACCTGAAGGAGTTGGTTCGTCAccacatgaaaataaaatccCATTGGATTCACATACGGGGAATGGTTTTGCTCTTCCTGACTATTATCTCAGTCGTGGTCGACATGTTAACCTTTCGTTGGGAAATCATCTTATTGGAGCAGTCAGCCGCTCCTTGCCGAGTGCTGTTGATCATGATTTGGGTTCTAGAACTAATTCGAACATAGAGCCTGTGCCATATTGTTTTGATGGAGATAAAATAAACCTCACCGGTGCTCAGTATGAAAATGGCCTTTTCTCAAGTTCAATGTCGGATTTATTTAGTAGAAACT TAAAATTGTCATCTAACAATGGCCCGTATGGTCACTCctttgctgctgctgctgcttccTCCCATTATGAGGAAGAGGAAGTTTTTGAATCGCTGGAAGAACTTGAGGCTCAAACTATTGGTAATCTTCTACCAGATGACGATGACTTGCTTTCTGGTGTGACTGATGGGTTTGGCAGTGGTATGAGATCTAATAACGTGGAAGACGTGGAGGATCTAGACCTCTTTAGCAGTGTTGGAGGATTGGAACTTGGAGAAGATAGCTTCTTGCAAAGAAATCCTGAACTTTATGATTTCAATTCTAACAATCAGCTGGGATCCAACGGCGGGGAACACCCTTTTGGTGAGCATCCTTCTAGGACACTCTTTGTCAGAAATATAAATAGCAACGTTGAAGACTCTGAATTGAGAACACTTTTTGAG CAATACGGAGACATCCGCACCCTGTATACAGCATGCAAGCATAGGGGATTTGTTATGATCTCATATTATGATATAAGAGCTGCCTGCAATGCTATGAAAGCTCTTCAGAATAAGCCATTGAGGCGTCGGAAACTTGATATACATTTCTCAATTCCGAAG GAGAATCCATCGGAAAAGGATGTAAACCAGGGTACCCTTGTGGTTTTCAACCTTGATTCTTCTGTTTCAAATGATgaactccgtgaaatatttggtGTCTATGGTGATGTCAAGGAG ATTCGTGATTCTCCAGGCATGTCTTATCATAAATATGTAGAATTTTATGATGTCAGAGCTGCAGAATCTGCACTTCGTGCATTGAACCGGAGTGACATTGCAGGAAAGCAGATTAAGCTTGAACGAGGTCGACTTGGTGGCTCCCAAAG ATTCCTGGAGCAGGAAGAATCTGGTTTTCTTTTGCAGCATAGCCCTTCGAATAACCTATCAAGTGGATTTTCtg CAGGATCGCTTTCGCTGGGGGGGACATTCTCTGGTACAGAGAATGGAATTCATGGCCCTCTCTCGACAAATAGAGGTCATATTGGTCCTCTCCTGGATGATGTGCTACAACATGGTGTATCATCTAGTGTACCTAACAGCTTACCATCTCTAATAAGAGTTGAATCTGGAAACCAATCCAACATTGTTGAATCTGGCCATCCACACAACCACCCAAAATATGAGCTCCAGAGCCAGTCGAATCTTCATCCGCATTCTCTTCCCGAATATCACGATGGTTTAGCAAATGGGCCTCTCTTCGGTTCTCCAAGTAATATAGCTGCAAATGTTAATATCCGTCCTCCAGAAATAAGTGATGGCCAGCAGTTCCGTAGAATTACCCCTAATGGACAGTCAATCGAGTTAAATGAAG TTTTTGGTACCTCTGGAAACGGGAGTTGTCCTCCTCCCGGGCGTCAGTACATGTGGAGTAATTCTCATCATCCACAACAACCTCAGGCTGTTTTATGGCCTAACTCGCCGTCATTTGTTAATGGCATTGGTGCTGCTCATCCTTCACAGATGCATGCTGTACCTCGAGCACCATCTCATATGATGAATCCACTTCTATCTATAAATAGCCATCATGTTGGATCAGCACCTTCTGTCAATCCTTCTCTATGGGACAGGCGGAATATGTACGCAGGGGAGTCGCCTGATGCTGCTTCTGTATTCCACCCTGGTTCGCTTGGGAACATGAGAATGTCTGGTAATTCCCCACATCCATTGGAATATGTCCCTCATAACATCTTCCCGCGCCCCGGTGGAAATTGTGTGGACTTACAAATGCCTTCCAAAAATATTGGACTGCATCCCCATCACCAGAGGTGCATGATTTTTCCTGCAAGAGGCCAAATGCTTCCTGTGATGAGTTCATTTGATTCTCCTAATGAACGAACCAGGACACGTAGAAATGATTGCAATTCAAGTCAACCTGACAATAAAAAGCAGTTTGAGCTTGATTTAGAGAGAATTGCACGTGGAGATGATAAGCGGACTACACTTATGATAAAGAACATTCCTAACAA GTACACGTCGAAGATGCTTCTTGCTGCAATTGATGAACGTCACAGAGGAACTTATGATTTCATTTACTTACCTATTGATTTTAAG AACAAATGCAATGTGGGATATGCTTTTATAAACATGACTGATCCTACACTTATAGTGCATTTTTATCAG aGTTTCAATGGAAAGAAGTGGGAGAAGTTTAATAGTGAAAAAGTGGCATCTTTAGCATATGCTCGAATCCAGGGCAAGGCTGCCCTCATTGCTCACTTTCAGAATTCAAGCTTGATGAATGAAGACAAAAGATGTCGGCCTATACTTTTCCATACAGATGGTCCGAATGCCGGAGATCAG GTTCCTTTCCCAATGGGTCCCAACATTCGACCACGGCCTGGAAAAACCCGAACCAGCACCTCCGATGACAACAGTCAAGACATACCATCAAATTCTCTGAATGGGGATGATTTTTCCAACGGGGACTCATCTTCTGGTTCCGGTAAAGATTCAGACTGA